In a single window of the Raphanus sativus cultivar WK10039 chromosome 9, ASM80110v3, whole genome shotgun sequence genome:
- the LOC108828725 gene encoding ubiquitin-conjugating enzyme E2 10: MASKRILKELKDLQKDPPTSCSAGPVAEDMFHWQATIMGPSDSPYAGGVFLVTIHFPPDYPFKPPKVAFRTKVFHPNINSNGSICLDILKEQWSPALTISKVLLSICSLLTDPNPDDPLVPEIAHMYKTDKNKYESTARSWTQKYAMG; the protein is encoded by the exons ATGGCGTCGAAGCGGATCTTGAAGGAACTCAAGGATCTTCAGAAGGATCCACCCACCTCATGTAGCGCAG GACCTGTTGCTGAAGACATGTTTCATTGGCAGGCAACCATAATGGGTCCTTCAGACAGTCCCTACGCTGGTGGTGTTTTCCTTGTTACCATTCATTTCCCTCCAGATTACCCTTTCAAACCTCCTAAG GTTGCCTTTAGGACGAAGGTGTTCCATCCCAACATCAACAGCAATGGAAGTATTTGCCTCGACATCTTGAAGGAGCAATGGAGTCCTGCACTCACCATCTCCAAG GTGTTGTTATCGATCTGTTCTTTGTTAACCGATCCAAACCCTGATGATCCTTTGGTGCCTGAGATAGCTCATATGTACAAGACCGACAAGAACAAGTATGAGTCCACCGCACGGAGCTGGACTCAGAAGTATGCTATGGGCTGA